GAttacaacaaaataaagaaacaatttcttattatatataagaagtgtagctagctatgtaGCCAAGGTTTGAATATATATGTGTTGTAATGACCataaaaaagagtttttttcttgaaattttgatGAATTGGCTTTCATGTCAGTGTTGTAATGACCTGCATGTTTAGCCTGTCGTACaaagtaagttttttcttaacattttgaTGACTTGGCTTTCGTGTCAGTCTTGTAATCACCTGCATGTTTTGCCTATCATACAAATTGTTTCCTTATTTTATTCTAGTTTTCGTCCTTACCAGACCGATGTGGAGAAGGTGGATAAAAAAGCAACACGTGATAGAAACctcaaaggagaaaaaaaaattatttatattataatttattaatatttaagTAATACTGATATTTTTATGTGTTCCATAATAATTAAAGCCGTTTGTATTTCaccgattttaattttaataaattcatatatttatcttctgtttttttttaactttctttcatGCGAAATTCACTTAATGACgttatttaaacgttttttaaatcaCCATATAAGGTAACTTAAACGTTACAAATGGAACGTTATTTGAACGCCCTGAAAAAAGTGGTTTTTGAATGGCAAACGGGATGTTATTTGAACGTTTATTGAACCAACGGAATGACGTTATTTGAACGCTATATTTCGAACGTTATTTAAACGTCCTGAAAAAAGTGGTTATTGAATGTGCAAACGGGATGTTATTTGAACGTTTATTGAACCAACGGAATAACGTTATTTAAACGTTGATTTCGAACGTCATTTGAACGTTACATGCGGAACGTATTAAAACGTCCTGGAAAAAGTGGTTATTGAATGTTCAAACGGTACGTTATTTGACCGTTAATTGAACGATCAAAATGACGTctattgaaagttaaaaaaacgttcttgtGCCCACTGGGAATAATAAGACACACCAAGCTGTTGCTATTTTGCAACCGCCCGGTTGCCTTTGCggattttatttattatgctTTCtagttattattaaaaaaacgcttGAAAAATATGTCTTAATTCATTCTAATATAAAACTCTGTGAAGAAAGCTAATTTCTCCTTAAAATGTTCTGCTTTTGAAGAAAGTTGGTACCGTGCATACACGTATATACGAAGTTGGTACATTGGCAAAAAAAGCTGGCCAAAGAAATACGACAAGATTGACATTTTGTCCTTTCACACCCAGTACTATTTTGGGCCCATATAAGTACCTGCATATAGAAACACACGGATCTAATGCagctcaaaaatttaaaaacgaatattACTGACTGTGGTCTGGGAAACAGTATATATAACAGAGGAACATGAAGCaagtaaataaaatcatttaaacGAGCAAAGTGATAGACTTCGATTATATTtgcttcaacctcgtccccagggcttgttaggcttTGTATTTGGACGGCCTGTATTTGCTTAAGAAGGTACACAAGTTACGATAAAATGTAATGTTGTTAAATTAAGGTGTGAGTAAggaaaaagtgtgatgttttaCAATATCTTCTATTAAGATTACGTGAAAGTTGTAATATTGTTGTATAATATTTTCTGAAAGTTTATAAAATTGCCTAAAAGATGATATAGAAATTATTGAAAGCGAAATAAAATTGAAGACGTTAAAAGACACTAAAAAACTGACCCCTCCTTTACTAACGCATCTctatttacaaaacttttagtTTTGCATGATTTATGTTCACTGTTTTGTAATCACAACACATTGATCTAGAAACGATTTGAAGATTATAGTGTAATTATTTTCCGTTTTGAAGATATATtccattaactttttttatcgaATTACAAACCATAATTCGCTAAAAAATACGTCATAACTCGAAATCTCTTCACACTTgcgaattaaatttaaaatcgttTTTAGATACATCTGTCTTAAAAGCCGCTCACCCTCCACCTTGTAgatttatagttttgtaaatgaagATGAAAAGGCTAGCAGTACTAACACAAAAAATGAACATTGCGAAAAAGAGctttaaagattttaaaaaatatcatcactttcgtatagttaaatgtttgCTACGGGTGTTTTTAACAACTTCCGGACTACGCGCGTGTCTGCTCATATTCGCACTTAAAACATATTCACAAGAAGAGAGATGggcaaagtaaaaataaacaaaaaggaaaaggaaaaaatgtTACAACATCTAATGGAATAGAGATTTGATATGATAACATAAATGTCTGAGTCGTATCGCTggataaaacattattttctttCGACTCACGCTTTTGTTCAATTGCGTGTTATtatttactagtcgataaagacccgtggaaaaatccacttaggtaataggacattgaaaaagttggttgtttaagacgttttgctgacgtcagctttgcaaatcctaaaaaaaggcaaaatttgtttattcgttgcctgtaacgtgtacaggttgaaacgctgatcaaaataatatataggatcatatgtgtTTTGGTGTTACTATGATTCTTACATTTACCGTTTGTTTAGTTAgttgacaaaaatatataaaaaaggagaTTAAAAGGGAAAAAACGGCGGTGTATCATCCTCGGTCAAATAGACAGGatggaaataaaaacaaaactttgaaaAACTCCTTGTTACAAACGTCATATCTTTTCtacgaacgacaaaggacataaaagggtttaaaaattttgctgacgtcactaATGGCCggttaaaacgcaaaaaaaaatttcagaaatttatatccctgttaccttcatcgtatagaccttgaaacgatgtttaaaaattttgctgacgtcgataaagcccgtggaaaaatccactgaaacaggataaaattgaaaaataagcgtcatatgaattttgatgacgtcagcaacccatctgcaaaaaaaaattagaaccttgtttttacgttgcctttattgtgtagaccttaaagcgctgatcaagaaaatgtatgtaatcacgtgcttttgatgaatggttaatgagatttacgggtttaaaaattttgctgacgtcagcagtccctaataaaagtacagaaaattattttttcgaaatttgtatacccgttgccttcatgttatagctcttgaaacgctgatcaagaaaatgtattggatcatgtacttttgaccaacggttacggaaatattgtggtttaaaagttttttgatgacgttataaacccgttcattccgaaacggatttggggacccaggtttggaaaaaggtggtccctagttacccacgcggtgaaaaaacattgacgtcaccaactcgtttccaagttatttggcctcaaaattttaggtccactgtaatggcttcattaatttaatataggatattgacgttaaagtagtgttattttcgtcgcgccctAACGTCAAAGAATTTAACATAATAGACATAACTTTtttggcaacatcaaaggaaaataaagacatccactttgcctgttgcaaacagacacagtctctgtattattataagagactagttgCAAGCACCGACTTTTATCGGAAAAGTGACAGTTTTTTTCTCTTATTATGTgtcactagtcgataaagcccgtggagaaatccacttaggcagaaggacaatggaaaaataggttgttttagattttttgctgacgtcaacagtgcaggtacaaaaaaaaattggccaagtttagtttattcgttgcctataacgtgtaaaggttaaaacgctgatcacaataatgtataggatcatatgtattCGACAAAaacctaaggagatataaggtgttaaaaattttgttgacgtcagcaatggcctgtcaaacccaaaaatttattttcaagaaatttgtgtacctattgccttcatcgtatagatcttgaaacgctgatcaagaaaatgtataggatcgtgtacttgagagaaacggatgcagagatattagggtttaaaggtttttttatgacgtcatttacccgtccattccgaaacggatttggtgacccaggtttggaaaacttacccaacttggtcccaggtagtccctagttacccacgcaggagatgacatcagttatttccacccgtttccaagttattaagccttaattttaaaagtgcaatgcattggcttcactaatcttaataaactttcctttgacgtcaatattgctttaacgtcaaagtttgctaatttacagaacaaatttataggcgatgttttatagatatattaaagaaattttatccacttcgcaaaagtcacagacagaagctccgtattattatatagactagtcgataaggcccgtggaaaaatccacttaggcaaaaggccattaaaaaaataagttgctttagatgttttttgctgacgtaagaaatgcatatagaaaaaaaatgttcttaaaatcttacacaaaatgtcaaatgtcaaatcttacacaaaataaaaaagaacagcttgcaaggtgcaaaatctagttgataaaaagttacaacaacgacactcacaacatcgacactcacaacaccaatactcacaaaaccgacagtaagaataccaacagtcacaacacggataataacaatgtcagaaataacgcatctcaaatatgtacatcttataagtgattatgttgaaaaccctcagtgatttattctgaaatgtcaaaaagttggcctgcaaaggttagcacaaatcaacaaaaataagttctttacacattttaaatattgtctttcccttaaaagcttatacaaaaatatgaaaaagccatagtttagaaaacattaaacgtaaatctacaaaaatcagtcatttcagttgcataccattctctcccacaaaaatttacacacagtgtaaaaatcaaccagttaagaacacaaaaatttttcttttttagtatgatgatccgtactgccctttaccaacaattctgaacctaaatgtcaaaaaatcaataagcaaagaataaacttgaataaaaaaagatcattattttggaaacattgtatacggttcgtaaacaaaagtttacacaaaatgtaaaacagattggtttttgcAGTCATCGcccattagattacaaaatcagaaacaaaacaataataaataacttaacacacacactttaaattttataaaattcgttccacttgtcatattgcatgtggtaaagtgcacaggtaatgtgaaaaaaattatagatggaTCCAGCGTGACgtgatttgtttactttttagcggtaagctccttggctctggcttttgcgtggcaggaaaaaagatgctaggatttggtaAAGAAAGGTCTTTTACTGTGGATTTCTTCTAACGGGGACATCGTTGgggttataaactattatcgagtgtaggttgatgccttgttttatttgaattcattaaaagtCATAAGAATGCCTTCGTTTGTTTGAAGAAATGAAGTGaaaattactttgcttcacctagcaccCCAATCTTTTTCcctgccacgcaaatgccaAAGCTGAAAGAGCGtaccactgaaaatgtaaacaacggaattcatctatactctctatgggcataaaaatacatcctactatcctgcaaaagttcaagtctttgaaagattttgtaggtagctagctagcttgttacatcataattcgtgctcataaaagaagagaaatttggaaactatagtagttagctatatataattaaaaaaggggaataacaacagaagtcataggttagagaGCTAACCATGGGATGGGGAGCTGGACTTggaggctaacattagctagctaacagtagagctgagacacccagttaaatatacttaaactgggaacacttacctaaaactaaagctagctatttatgcttagaaaaacacatatagggggaagcaatagtaatgtaaaattaataacattacagttcaacataaccaaagttttccgttttttagtcagccaacagctttatgtagcattttgaattttaggacaatacattagttacgcgccagggcTCATGAATTATGCAACAtacaaaacgtaaacaaatatggctacatacGCGGTAAAATATGAAACTGTAGCTTTTCCTgggaaatgcgagtctgcttgctccaccgacataaaaaccaaacgaataaaaatatcaaagttcttactatttgtgatttcaaatccactttaaactctagcctttgttttctacttctaactttactttacatctagctccacttctcacttcacttttctacttcttcacttggtctcttttctttttaaatatatagctatgcttttttaaaccactttttttcctttttttcaaggTAAAGGGATCGTTCTTCTGTGCTTTTTTTTGGtggcctttattttctacttctaaatttactttacttctagctccacgtagctccactttcacttccaacttcactttttctacttcttcacttggacttttttctttttaaatatgcgaGTCTGCCGGACACTTaactctagcgacataaaaacataacatctaaaaatatcaaagttcttactatatGTGAATCCAAATCGACTTTAAACCCAagcttttattttctacttctaacttttctttactacttctagctgCACTCTTCACTTTCGAAGCAACTTCTCgtggcttctaactttacttttgtaCTTCTACTTCTCCACTTTgacttttcttgcttttaatatCTGCACTTTTATGTGACTAAGGGATCGtcgaaaataagacattttttaaccgCTTCTTCAGTTCGCCTTTTGTGTCGAGAACTTTGTcgagaaatttttatgtttgtttgtttttacgctaACGGAACTTTTTATTAGAATGCCGTCCCGTTTGAAAGTACGCATTTCAGCGAATCATACtgcttattttaaaattacagaacaattttataggcgatgttttatagaatttgttaaagaaaattgtgaagaatataatccactttgcaaaagtcacagacagacagaactggcgtattattatatagactagtcgataaggcccgtggaaaaatccacttaggcaggataacagagaaaaataaccgtcatttaaattttgatgacgtcagcagagacatgtcagaacacaaaactttttttttcagaaatgtgtatgcctgttgccttcatcgtatagatcttgaaacgctgatcaagaaaatgtataggatcgtgtatttttgacaaacggttgcagagatattagggtttgaaggttttttgatgacgtcatcaacccgtccattcccgaaacggattcagggacccaggtttgggaaacttacccaaattggtcaaaggtggtccctagttacctacgcaggagatgacgtcagttgtttccacccgtttccaagttatttagccttaaatttaaaagtgcaatgcaatggcttcacttatcttaatatactttcctttgacgtcaatattgctttaacgtcaaagtttggtaatttacagaacaaatttatagacgatgttttatagactttatcaaggaaattttatccactttgcaaaagtcacagacagacagaactggcgtattattatagagattttcaATCTTCGGGTGGAGAGTTAGAacactttcttttaattttttttctcctttttgaaGGAGCAGAAGCTTTATGGCGATAAGTagacattttttgatattttatataGCTTGATGTTGTTAGTGTTGCTCGcttgtaaaaataactttttcacgAAAAAGCATAAATGACAGTCAAagtgaaaaaagtgatttttaattggtcggataaaaataaagaatcatTAAAAGAAAAGCGATACAAGAAATTCAATGGTATCGTTTTTTACAACATTGGTTGTGATTATGTTATTGTTACAAAATGTGCTCATATCACAGTTTATTCCCAAAGTGAGAAACATGCATTTACACatatatttgatatttttagcaAATTCAGCTGAAAGACAAATGATGAGGATTGTGTTCCGCATTTCTAtcctattttataaaaaaataatttcaccattaaaaagttcactttttttttataaaagaagttagaaaaaaaattgcaaaaaaaactatttttttcccTTACTCACACCTTAAAGATAGTTGTTCCTTCCGAAACCCACCATCGTGCTGTATATGAAGTAAGTGTATTATTTGATATGAATTTTTCAGAAGCTTATTTTGACATTCGCTTTCGGAAGACATCTTCAAAGATACTTGCAACATTAAGCACTCCTACTTCATCAAAATGTTTTCCAACAATCATCAACCCTACTGGCAAGTCATTATCGTATCCACAATTTAATGTCAATGCTGGATGTCCAGTGACATTGAATATTGAGGTATTTCCAATCATATTTAATGCAGTGGTTATTTTTTCAGTAATCGAGGCATCTTTACGGGGAATTTTGCATGGTGTTTTTGTCAATGTTGGCATAATAACGACGTCATGTTTCGCAAGCAGTGTATTATATTCCCCGTTTAAGTGGGCAACTAATGTTGACGACTTTGCAAAATGGTATGGCCCATAATTTTGTTGAAGGTAAGAACCAATTAATgtgaaatatttatttgtttcagATAATTCTTTCCCGTGTTTTTTGTAACCGTCAAACAACGTTTTAGCCAGAGTATGTGACTGCATacctaaaagaaaattttgcttGATTAGTCAGTGAAAGAATTGTACTAATAGATAGTgagatttttatgtttttaaattacAGGTAAAATAAAACATCGCACGTTATTATAACTGCGTATTACACTGTGACTTAGAGCAAAAGAGGTATTGTTAACTAGCGTTTGATGCAAGTTTCTTGTCGCTACTTTCTCTTAggttttttttgcttaaatatTTCCGTGGACAAGGTTTTTGTTGTCTGAAAAGTACAAATTTCGTAAAACATTTCCAAATAATAAatcacaaaaaatttaattcccCAACATGATTCCAATCAGGCAAGTTTAATACAATTTTACCTGTCATAGAGGGTATTTCCTACAGCTTGGTTATGTTTTTCTCTTAAACTACGTTCTAGCATAAATCCGTTTTTGAACTCTCGAAAGTTAAAGTTAGGGTATTTTCGTAATCGCACGTTacagcaaaacaaaaaactaaGTGTCGCAAGCACTTTGAGAGCAAAATCCCCTTTGTTTATATGTGAAATATCATCGTATAAACGGTTTTAAAGTATATGCAAACTTAAGTAATTAATTATCAAACTTAAGTAATTAAGAATAATTAAGAATAATCAATGACCGAGGGGATCTTGTAATCctgaaatttaataaaattctaCCTGATACAGCTGTTCCGAAACCACATCCATCGATCATAGCACCGTAGATTCCATTCCCTAGTATTGGCAAACCAAGCTTTTCCGCAATATGGTGCTTAGGAAGGCTTACGTGATTCATTTCGAAATGTTCGTCATCTTTTAACCATTGAACAgatgtgttaaaaacattttgaacaTTTTCATCACACAAATCAACTCCTTCTTGAAGGATACCAATGTTAAGCTTTCTTGATGGTTTTACATTTGGAAAGATTAATTTTGAATATTCAGGAACTTCAAATGGTCTCTGACGATAGTCGAACCCATTATCAAATCATGTAAAAACAGACACGTATATTATAAgcttaaagtaaataaaaagcaTTGAAACTACGAAAAAGTTCACATATCTTATTACCAAAAAAGTTCTGGTCTAAATAAAAGACTTTTCGTGTTTCCTCGGATAATTTCTCATTAGTATGAAGCATTTTTATTCtatgaatgtgaaaaatacCAGACCCAATTCTGGCCCTTAACGAGATTAATGTTTTTGAGGAAATGACATAACGGCTCTCAGCCataaaagaaagatttattgtTCTTTGTAAAAACCTttgaaaatgtgatatattAGTGGACTATAAACTTAAAATTACATTGTGGTATTGTTTTTAAGctaattactttatttttatttatatttttttttattccagcagtcatactgccatttattttgtcttttgataAATAACTACTATATTAGCTCTGCATCTACGGAGACGAAGTAATTTGAGATATCATTTTATCCATGCCCATGCTTTCTGGAACCTGCTACAATAAAAAGACTTGGTAAAATGTGACTTATGATGTGAACGCTGCTGTTCTGTACATGCCTCAGGGTTCACTTTGTTCCTGTTTACAGCCGAATTAGAGCTTGTACATGCTAATTGTCAACACGACCATTTTCCCGAATTTTACGACCTTTGAGGGGCCGCAACTTAGATTGTTTCATTGCAAGGGTGCGCTAAACACAccctaacaattttttaaacgctCTTTACTTGACTCACGTGTGCGCAAAGGTAGTGGCTTTGCATAGTAATGACCACTTCAA
The genomic region above belongs to Hydractinia symbiolongicarpus strain clone_291-10 chromosome 4, HSymV2.1, whole genome shotgun sequence and contains:
- the LOC130641088 gene encoding uncharacterized protein in nthA 5'region-like, which translates into the protein MNHVSLPKHHIAEKLGLPILGNGIYGAMIDGCGFGTAVSGMQSHTLAKTLFDGYKKHGKELSETNKYFTLIGSYLQQNYGPYHFAKSSTLVAHLNGEYNTLLAKHDVVIMPTLTKTPCKIPRKDASITEKITTALNMIGNTSIFNVTGHPALTLNCGYDNDLPVGLMIVGKHFDEVGVLNVASIFEDVFRKRMSK